The following proteins come from a genomic window of Halorussus halophilus:
- a CDS encoding LAGLIDADG family homing endonuclease, whose protein sequence is MGDLTVGTLVYALDPTTKLIKLKLVTKIERVPFDGELVALETKRADLRVAPDHRIPYCTKANTEVRFKRADSLHERAYYKFINDWRRRPGRRLDTVDITDFVDDYEISASFEEHGHTVRAALPDGCEPVRNNGHTGYHFDAETFKQYQTEIEAIAEDVTIRHGPNHHRRPYRFDGDDFIQFLGWFVTEGSVHWSKSSDTAQVKLAQNDDRYRQSIRDLLERMGLLSYSNESYSGFSSKVFGRLFEALCGRGSHNKRLPQFVWDLHEDQQRLLLDVLLCGDGNDRQTYYTASTQLANDVLRLCLELGIKPRYSRRRGVWQIYVRTTKDGFNSTKHVQSVRAEGDLYRLTVADYCTVIAGRNGKYQWVGVSGVS, encoded by the coding sequence GTGGGTGACCTCACCGTTGGAACACTCGTGTACGCGCTTGACCCGACAACGAAACTCATCAAACTGAAGCTGGTCACGAAGATAGAGCGCGTCCCATTCGACGGCGAACTCGTCGCACTCGAAACGAAGCGCGCAGACCTTCGAGTAGCACCAGACCATCGTATCCCCTACTGTACGAAAGCAAATACTGAGGTGCGATTCAAGCGGGCTGACAGCCTCCACGAACGAGCCTACTACAAGTTCATCAACGACTGGCGACGACGCCCCGGTCGTCGTCTCGATACGGTGGACATCACAGACTTCGTAGACGACTACGAGATTTCCGCCTCCTTCGAGGAGCACGGACATACGGTACGAGCAGCCCTCCCAGACGGCTGCGAACCAGTTCGGAACAACGGTCACACTGGCTATCACTTCGACGCGGAGACGTTCAAACAGTACCAGACCGAGATCGAAGCTATCGCAGAGGACGTGACGATACGCCACGGCCCGAACCATCATCGACGACCCTATCGCTTCGATGGGGATGACTTCATCCAGTTCCTCGGCTGGTTCGTCACCGAGGGGTCTGTGCACTGGTCGAAGAGCAGTGACACCGCACAAGTCAAACTCGCACAGAACGACGACCGATATCGCCAGTCTATCCGAGACCTACTGGAGCGCATGGGACTACTCAGCTACAGTAACGAGAGTTATTCGGGGTTCAGTTCGAAGGTATTCGGTCGCCTGTTCGAAGCCCTCTGTGGACGTGGCAGTCACAACAAACGGCTTCCACAGTTCGTCTGGGATCTTCACGAAGACCAACAACGACTGCTTCTCGACGTTCTACTCTGCGGGGATGGGAACGACCGCCAGACGTACTATACCGCAAGCACACAGCTTGCAAACGACGTACTTCGGCTGTGTCTCGAACTCGGAATCAAACCACGGTATTCTCGGCGCCGGGGAGTATGGCAGATCTATGTTCGAACGACCAAGGATGGGTTCAACTCTACGAAGCACGTTCAGAGCGTACGGGCTGAAGGGGATCTGTATCGGCTTACTGTAGCGGATTATTGTACTGTGATAGCTGGCCGGAACGGGAAGTACCAGTGGGTCGGTGTCAGTGGTGTCAGTTAA